The Mustela lutreola isolate mMusLut2 chromosome 3, mMusLut2.pri, whole genome shotgun sequence genome includes a region encoding these proteins:
- the PASK gene encoding PAS domain-containing serine/threonine-protein kinase isoform X3 encodes MEDRGSPESPAAQTATEPSESLSSAHRHLSRRNGLSKLCQSRMGLSEDKWNSYCLSSLAAQSICTSRLHCLVPPEQTDLAGSLGSASCCSLLRGLSSGWSTPLFPTPVCNPNKAVFTVDAKTTEILVANDKACQLLGHSSHDLIGQKLTQFFLRPDSDVVKALSEEHMGADGRAAVVFGTVVDVVSRSGERIPVSVWMKKVKQEHSLCCVVVLEPVERVSAWVAFQSDGTITSCDSPFALLHGYASGEDVLGQPITDLIPSVQLPTPGEPVPQNLKIQRSVGRAKDGTTFPLSLKLKSQSSSETAEDGRMVPEWSYSASIWVFSTISGLITLLPDGTIYGINHSFALMLFGYGKTELLGKNITFLIPGFYHGMGLACDTSFPLPDLADQSGPGETSVGPRQSRNWAGTGVEPLDPRAPSASVGGHVLPGGETLEPVGRSQEDFTGTWTQADPGGHLPSSLPCLPTPGVESILEGGPPAQEWSSPEDQRDIPEGSPPAQEWSSPKDQRDIPEGSLPAQERSSSEDQRDIPEGIPPGQEWSSSEDQRAIPEGSPSALTQQSSPKDQPNPLLEKEDSAAPESLRQDLVERSGSDPVDTWMSASREASEGRSGQAKMSRPYLEAQPEWTSSSSAHHSNCWVDSLMSKPYAAGKLAGEGLLLPCPGYGGEQSTQSGSPPGTAQLPFSTPALDELWVAVENDREELQTCLIKEQLSKLSLVGPLGVSYTELAPADHPRCSASVSLCDLGSRGLSSRGGSSSACYALATDLPGVLDTVQAQEADGNSFSWNLKELFLDEWTDRTSSNCSCTTMEIVGTPSPLPVGSDADLSGLHRRGSDVLDDRELLLLTGTYFHLGEARQFHESHLVPDPVEPSEMCLVSSEHYAVSGRESHACILPTLGAGPVDVCPAEEPRLSFQVTSTPVRTDSPATSGATCVRQEIQEGTYAGSCHHRDGAQLSVQFEVKRVELQGSSTLFCCWLVKDLLHSHWDSATRTRLLLASLPSSSHSMCELSGPSVGEMLRSKPWFEEPPKAMELEGLAACEGAYSHKYSTLSPLGSGAFGFVWTAVDKEANKEVVVKFIKKEKVLEDCWIEDPKLGKVTLEIAILSRVDHANIIKVLDVFENQGFFQLVMEKHGSGLDLFAFIDLHPNLDEPLASYIFRQLVAAVGYLRSKNIIHRDIKDENIVIAEDFTIKLIDFGSAAYLEKGRLFHTFCGTIEYCAPEVLMGNPYKGPELEMWSLGVTLYTLIFEENPFCELEETMEATIHPPYLVSEDLMNLMSGLLQPVPEQRTTLEKLVTDPWVTQPVNLANYTWDEVCHMNKPESGALSGVSLETESRCAREVAWALEP; translated from the exons ATGGAGGACAGAGGCTCCCCTGAAAGCCCGGCTGCGCAGACTGCCACTGAGCCCAGCGAGTCCCTGTCCTCGGCCCACAGACACCTGAGCAGGAGGAATGGGCTTTCGAAACTCTGCCAGAGCAGGATGGGCCTCTCCG AAGACAAATGGAACTCCTATTGTCTGTCATCTTTGGCTGCCCAGAGCATCTGCACCAGCAGACTACATTGCCTGGTGCCGCCGGAGCAGACCGACCTGGCCGGGTCCCTGGGCAGTGCAtcctgctgctccctgctgcGGGGCTTGTCCTCAGGGTGGTCCACGCCCCTGTTTCCGACTCCCGTGTGCAACCCGAACAAGGCAGTGTTCACCGTGGATGCCAAGACCACAGAG ATCCTGGTTGCCAACGACAAGGCTTGTCAGCTCCTGGGGCACAGCAGCCATGACCTGATCGGCCAGAAGCTCACGCAGTTCTTCCTGAGGCCGGATTCCGATGTGGTAAAGGCCCTCAGCGAAGAGCACATGGGGGCCGATGGCCGAGCCGCTGTTGTGTTCGGTACAGTG GTGGACGTCGTGAGCCGCAGTGGGGAGAGGATCCCGGTGTCCGTGTGGATGAAGAAGGTGAAGCAGGAACACAGCCTGTGCTGCGTGGTCGTACTAGAGCCTGTGGAGCGGGTGTCGGCCTGGGTTGCTTTCCAGAGCGAT GGCACCATAACATCCTGCGACAGCCCGTTCGCTCTCCTGCATGGGTACGCATCTGGGGAGGATGTGCTTGGGCAGCCCATCACAGACCTGATCCCTTCTGTGCAGCTCCCTACCCCTGGCGAGCCTGTCCCCCAG AATCTCAAGATTCAGAGGTCTGTCGGGAGAGCCAAGGATGGCACCACCTTCCCTCTGAGCTTAAAACTGAAATCTCAGTCCAGCAGTGAGACGGCGGAAGATGGTCGCATGGTCCCCGAGTGGAGTTACTCCGCGTCCATCTGGGTCTTCTCCACCATCAGCGGCCTCATCACCCTCCTGCCTGACGGGACCATCTATGGCATCAACCACAGCTTTGCTCTGATGCTATTTGGTTATGGGAAGACTGAGCTCCTGGGCAAG AATATCACTTTCCTGATTCCCGGCTTCTACCATGGCATGGGCCTCGCATGTGACACTTCCTTCCCATTGCCAGACCTGGCCGACCAGAGTGGGCCTGGGGAGACAAGCGTGGGCCCCCGGCAGAGCCGGAACTGGGCTGGCACAGGCGTGG AGCCACTAGATCCAAGAGCTCCCAGTGCATCTGTTGGAGGGCACGTTTTGCCAGGAGGGGAGACCCTAGAGCCAGTGGGAAGAAGCCAAGAAGACTTTACTGGGACCTGGACCCAAGCAGACCCTGGAGGccacctcccttcttccctcccatgTCTGCCCACTCCAGG AGTGGAAAGCATCCTAGAAGGAGGCCCACCAGCCCAGGAATGGTCCTCACCTGAGGACCAGCGAGATATCCCAGAAGGAAGCCCACCAGCCCAGGAATGGTCTTCACCCAAGGACCAGCGAGATATCCCAGAAGGAAGCCTACCAGCCCAGGAAAGGTCCTCATCCGAGGACCAGCGAGACATCCCAGAAGGAATCCCACCAGGCCAGGAATGGTCCTCATCTGAGGACCAGCGAGCCATCCCAGAAGGAAGCCCATCGGCCCTTACTCAACAGTCATCACCCAAAGACCAGCCAAATCCTCTCTTGGAGAAAGAGGATTCTGCAGCCCCAGAGAGCCTGAGACAGGATCTTGTGGAAAGAAGTGGGTCTGACCCAGTTGACACATGGATGTCTGCTTCCCGTGAAGCATCTGAGGGCAGGAGCGGGCAAGCTAAAATGAGTAGGCCGTATCTGGAGGCACAGCCAGAGTGGACAAGTTCGAGCAGTGCCCATCATTCAAACTGTTGGGTTGATTCCCTCATGTCCAAGCCCTATGCCGCAGGCAAGCTGGCAGGGGAGGGCCTCCTGCTGCCCTGCCCTGGATATGGGGGTGAGCAGAGCACGCAGTCAGGAAGCCCCCCTGGGACAGCGCAACTCCCGTTCTCCACACCTGCCCTAGATGAGCTGTGGGTGGCTGTGGAGAATGACCGAGAGGAGCTACAGACTTGCTTGATTAAGGAGCAGCTGTCCAAGTTGAGCCTTGTGGGACCACTGGGTGTCTCCTACACCGAGCTGGCCCCAGCAGATCACCCCCGATGCTCTGCTTCTGTGTCCTTGTGTGACCTGGGAAGCAGAGGCTTGTCTAGCCGAGGGGGCAGCTCTTCAGCCTGCTATGCTCTGGCCACGGACCTCCCTGGTGTCCTAGACACAGTACAGGCCCAGGAGGCTGATGGGAATTCTTTCTCCTGGAACCTCAAGGAGCTCTTTCTCGATGAATGGACAGATCGAACTTCCTCCAATTGTTCCTGCACCACGATGGAGATTGTGGGGACGCCGTCTCCTTTGCCGGTGGGCTCTGATGCAGACCTGAGTGGTCTGCACCGGCGGGGATCTGATGTTCTGGATGACCGAGAACTGTTGCTCCTGACCGGCACTTACTTCCATCTTGGGGAGGCTCGGCAGTTTCACGAGAGCCATCTGGTGCCGGATCCGGTAGAGCCCTCTGAGATGTGTCTGGTGTCCTCGGAACACTATGCAGTCAGCGGCAGAGAGAGCCATGCCTGTATCCTTCCCACGCTGGGGGCTGGCCCCGTAGATGTGTGTCCAGCAGAGGAGCCCAGGCTGAGCTTCCAGGTCACCTCAACGCCTGTGAGAACGGACAGCCCAGCAACATCTGGGGCCACCTGCGTGCGCCAGGAGATCCAGGAGGGGACCTATGCCGGCAGCTGCCACCACCGGGACGGAGCTCAGCTGA gtGTGCAGTTTGAGGTGAAGCGGGTGGAGCTCCAGGGCTCCTCGACCCTGTTCTGCTGCTGGCTCGTGAAAGACCTGCTGCACAGCCACTGGGACTCAGCCACGCGCACGCGCCTGCTCCTGGCCAGCCTGCCCAGCTCCAGCCACTCCATGTGCGAGCTTTCTGGACCCAGCGTAGGGGAG ATGCTCAGAAGCAAGCCCTGGTTTGAGGAGCCTCCGAAGGCTATGGAGCTGGAGGGACTGGCGGCCTGTGAGGGTGCATACTCCCACAAGTACAGCACGCTGAGCCCGCTGGGCAGCGGTGCCTTTGGCTTCGTCTGGACTGCAGTGGACAAGGAAGCCAACAAGGAG GTGGTGGTGAAGTTTATTAAGAAGGAGAAGGTTTTGGAGGATTGTTGGATCGAGGATCCCAAACTTGGGAAAGTTACTTTGGAGATTGCGATTCTGTCCAGGGTGGACCATGCCAATATCATCAAG GTTTTGGATGTATTTGAAAACCAAGGGTTCTTTCAGCTGGTGATGGAGAAGCACGGCTCTGGTCTGGACCTCTTTGCCTTCATTGACCTCCATCCCAACCTTGATGAGCCCCTGGCGAGTTACATCTTCCGACAA CTAGTGGCAGCAGTGGGCTACCTGCGCTCCAAGAACATCATTCACCGGGACATCAAGGATGAGAACATTGTCATTGCTGAGGACTTCACAATCAAGCTCATCGACTTCGGCTCTGCCGCCTACTTGGAGAAGGGCAGGCTGTTTCACACATTCTGTGGGACGATCGAGTACTGTGCCCCTGAAGTCCTCATGGGAAACCC ATACAAGGGGCCAGAGCTGGAGATGTGGTCCCTGGGGGTCACGCTGTACACGCTGATCTTTGAGGAGAACCCCTTCTGTGAGCTGGAGGAGACCATGGAGGCCACGATCCACCCCCCATACCTGGTGTCGGAAG ATCTCATGAACCTCATGTCTGGGCTGCTGCAGCCTGTCCCTGAGCAGCGTACCACCCTGGAGAAGCTGGTGACAGACCCCTGGGTGACACAGCCCGTAAATCTTGCTAACTACACCTGGGATGAGGTGTGTCACATGAACAAGCCAG AAAGCGGAGCGCTGTCCGGTGTGAGCCTGGAGACAGAGAGCAGGTGTGCCAGGGAGGTGGCATGGGCGCTGGAGCCCTGA